The region gtgagttgcattttactttcgtgtattatatatataaagttattttatataaatatgtatactgtttttacgcatcgcatgttatatgatttgattaaatgttatatgtttctattaagtttatttacgaaaactagtatgcgatctgaagaaactagctacctattgggtgtcaataggctgtgtgatcaccagtatcgagtcagtctagtatgtttgcatttgagaaatgacttgacacagctgggagctgatgatgattatgaaatttacgtggctgggccaccaacgagttagactcgcgattgatatttacgattgggtttttgatacgagtgagtactcggctacggtgtagtctggagtccccgtatctagtggctgggccaccagcgagttagactcgcgattgatatttacgattgggttgaatgataatgattattcgagaaatgtgtcgcatgctaggatattagtttcgtacggatcaaatacatgtttatatgttttatattgttgtttcttgaaatgcgatgctacgtttttatgataataccgttagtaaatgcacactcactcagtattttcccaaatactgacccctcacctttgatgcctttcaggtgcttagcttgtggacttagctagagaccaattttgaagtccagaagtcagctgtatatgttagtttctgacttctgtgaatgctgcagtagtggtcctttgtcgatagtatagtagcctaaacatcagttcattttgattgtatatattaactgctgtcattgttttatttgcattttgataggctacgtgtttagtatatgatccacggccccagatgccggtgtgatgttttgagacactaactgatgtatatagtaccgcgaggccagttcgtacagggtacggtaactagagcccgcgaggttaacaaaagaacagttagtgtaaatgtttatatatgttatatatttgcttctgttgtgtaacgctgtttatttatattatttgcgaaaaattaattgtgattttatgcttgctacgggtttcggagctaccactcccgttccctagcgccggttgcggctcaatattttgggtcatGACACTTACAGTTTTATAAAAGGAATGAAAACCTCATGATTTTAACAGtgtaattgtgctcagacatcacATATGGCATGTCATAATCACGTTAACAACACATATAAAagatgattttcaaaatatagatcatgcatcatatttacAAACATCGAGGAAACGTGATTTTTAACGAGCAACTCTTTgatgatgagaggtgtcatcactctgagctacaattgtactaatgatttcaaaatgagtaTTTGAATTGAAaagctggccagccaaaagaactttgaaattgtatttgttttgtaagtaaGCCTGGACGTAAAACTCTGTGACTAACTATAAAAGATCTACGATAAGTAAGATTAACAATCataaaacaaaccctaataaaAGATTAAGTCATGTTAATAACGAGATGCCTATGGTATAGACGAGTAGGGGTGTGCAGAAACCAAATTGGtcgaattaaccgaaccgaaccaaaccgaattgGTATGTATAATTCGGTAATTATGactaaaacggcaccgtttggtttgggttagggAAATATTGTGTTATTTGatattcggtttggttttggtCTGTTAACCACCGAtttaaccgaaaaaccgaataacaaaacgacgtcgttttgttAAGGGTTTTTCGCACGCGTTAGAAGCTTCCAGAGCTTCACCACGTGCGACGTAACCCTACACAAAACGGTGCGTATTGTGTAGGGTATATAAACCATTTTATCAGAAACCCTAATCAGTTTACACTACAGCCTCTCTCTCTTAAACATCTCTCTCTTAATTTTCTCTCTGAAACTACCTCTCTCTCTTAAACTTCTCTCTGGAACCCTAAATCACTCGCTGAATCACTCACTAAATCACTCTCACTCAATCAAACACACGATCGATGCCTTCTTCTTTTATACTCTCGTTGTCTGCAAGTTCCAGTTTTGATTAAACCCTAAAATGATGTTATATTTCATCGTTTTGAGTCATTATTAACGATTTgttgataaaatttgaaatataatcaTCGGTAAGTTTTTTTATCTATTGGGTTTCATTTAAAACTTGATTTCTTGCTTTTGCTGTTTatctaattgatttttatttgtattctgTGTTTACATGTTCCATTTTCATGCTTAATCTCACGGATCTGATCATTGAGCAACGTTATTTGTTGACAACAGATTAAAAAGGTAAGCTTTAcatttaaaagtttttattttcatttgtatttgttttctgAATGTTATGTAACGATACACTGATACAACGTTTATCTTCTTTTTTGTGGTGGAAGCTTGACCTCTGTGTTTGTGGTGGTCTCTTAATCTCTCTGTTCTTGGTGGAAGCTTGAACTTGTAGTACTTAACTCAGTCTGCCTCTTAGCAAATCGGTATGTGGCTTGATTTGTATCTTTATTCTgttttatttaagttttattttaatctttttatttgtgTGAACTAATTTATTTATGTGTTTCATTTTACAGGATGGTGACAGTGGAAGATGTTGGGACTGGTATCAATCTAGATTCCAGCCCCAATGCTCCTGTTCCAGTTGCTGCTGTGGTTGAGGGCTCAACAGTCCCTCATCCTGTGGCTGAGGCAAACGAGAGAATTCCCACCCAAACTAAGAAGAGGAAGGCAATGGAAAAAAGGTCTCCTGTTTGGGACCATTTTGATCGTGCGTTTGTTGAATCTGGTAAAGTGATTAGTGCTAAGTGTCTGTACTGTGCTAGGGTGTAGCAGTGTCATAGTAAACTAAATGGAACATCCACACTGAGAGCACATATGCTTGCCTGTTTAAAAAATCCACATAGTAAGCAAGTTAGACAGACTTTGTTAACTTTGCAACCTGCTGTTCATACTAATGCTGTTGATAACAATGTGAATGTGGTGGGAGCCTGGACTTTTAGTCAAGAATCTGTTAGGGAAGCATTGGCTTATATGATTGTTGTGGATGAATTACCATTTAAATTTGTTGATGGTATGGGATTTAAAAGATTAATGAATGCTGCATGTCCTAGATTTAAAATACCCTCTAGGTGGACTGTAACTAGAGActgttttaagctatttttaGAAGAGAGGTTGAAACTGAAAGCTTTTCTAAAAGATCATAGCCAAAGGGTTAGCATAACTACTGATACATGGACTAGTTTACAGAGAATCAATTATATGTGTGTGACTTGTCATTGGCTTGATGATGTTTGGAAATTACATAAGAGGATCATTGCTTTTGTGCCTGTAACTGGTCATAGGGGTGAATACATTAGTAAGTCTTTAGAAAACTGCTTGCTTGAATGGGGACTTAAAAATGTATTCACTATAACTATGGATAATGCTAGTAGTAATGACACAGCAGTGGCTGCCTTTAGGAAGAAATTGAACCAGTGGGGCACTGGGGTTGCTAATGGGAAGTTTTTACATATGAGATGCATTGCGCACATTCTGAATTTGGTTGTTAGTGATGGTTTGAAAGATTTGAATGTGTCTGTTAAAAAAGTCAGAGAATGTGTAAGGTATATTAGAAACAGTCCTGCTAGGTTGAGAAAATTTAAGGAAGCGGCAGACTTTGTTGGTATTGAAActaaaaaatgtatatgtcttgatGTTCCTACCCGTTGGAACTCAACCTATTTGATGCTTACAACTGCTTGTTTGTTTGAGAAGGCATTTGAAAAGTATGAAGAGGATGAGTCCTCTTTCAAGACTGATTTAAATGATAATATACCTGATTCTGCTGATTGGTTAGTTGTTAGGAAGTTTGCTGATTGCTTGTCTTACTTTTATATGGTCACACTGCGCATATCTGGTTCCCTGTATGTGACTTCTGACATGCATTTCCAAGAAATCTGTGACCTAAATGTGGTTTTAGCTGATATGATTATTAGTGAAGATTCTGATGTTAAGATGTTGggtgaaaaaatgaaaatcaagTTTGACAAATACTGGGGTGATCCTGATAAAATGAATAAGCTTATTTTTTTGCTTATGTCTTTGATCCTTCTTCTAAGCTAGAGGGTATGGAGTATTCGTTGACTACTATGTTTGGTGATGTGATTGGAATGGCTTTATTTGATTCTGTTGTCAATGAGCTAACTCTTTTGTACAATGAGTACAAGTGTTTGTATGAAACTGGTGGAAGCAATGTTAGTCACTTGACTCAACTTGAAGGAGGTACTCAGTCTGCCTCAGTCCCTCTCCCTATGTCTGTTGCTGGTGCCAGAAAGCCTCCATCAGTAATGAAAGCAAGATTCAAGCAACACAGAAGGGAAATGGGAACTTCGAGTTATCGAAAGAGTGAGCTTGAAATGTATCTGAATGAGGATATAATGGAAGATGGAGATGAGTTGGATGTGTTAACATGGTGGAAGCAAAATGCACAAAGATTTCCAGTCCTATCTAGACTTGCCCGCGA is a window of Mercurialis annua linkage group LG2, ddMerAnnu1.2, whole genome shotgun sequence DNA encoding:
- the LOC126667526 gene encoding zinc finger BED domain-containing protein RICESLEEPER 1-like isoform X1, with the translated sequence MEYSLTTMFGDVIGMALFDSVVNELTLLYNEYKCLYETGGSNVSHLTQLEGGTQSASVPLPMSVAGARKPPSVMKARFKQHRREMGTSSYRKSELEMYLNEDIMEDGDELDVLTWWKQNAQRFPVLSRLARDILAVPISTVASESAFSTGGRVLDCFRSSLTPKIVEALICTQDWLRASNSPLLVEECIDELEKFEQGYAFYSCLFFISNFIYILCLIF
- the LOC126667526 gene encoding zinc finger BED domain-containing protein RICESLEEPER 1-like isoform X2, translated to MEYSLTTMFGDVIGMALFDSVVNELTLLYNEYKCLYETGGSNVSHLTQLEGGTQSASVPLPMSVAGARKPPSVMKARFKQHRREMGTSSYRKSELEMYLNEDIMEDGDELDVLTWWKQNAQRFPVLSRLARDILAVPISTVASESAFSTGGRVLDCFRSSLTPKIVEALICTQDWLRASNSPLLVEECIDELEKFEQELPNVGPPAH